A single region of the Diadema setosum chromosome 14, eeDiaSeto1, whole genome shotgun sequence genome encodes:
- the LOC140237859 gene encoding uncharacterized protein, with product MAPNTIDKTSTWTLVWRNQMKKTLTPDRMRLVAVCRRRATVFHFRDSDYCEELKSDDDTELGISQPTTMTTSSEINTSQLPTTPLNESLGLQPLPPLPPTSPPSNFLSSSSPKPPDASAHHVRFVGSSSPNLRSDPSKDPPVPEPADSRSLDLSCSDDSHVYLNVDREESVYSIDYSHPYEYLTQDENGMPCVGEDPLEMSPECILLQYMVQQHMRALNNAPHGYVNDSVAKWQDRKISKRLFPFGQTPFPINGNTPAAMVVGTAAARGRQETREILQAALRRGKPTMKPKPDVLKLLANGKKGGPHQRLLEKSDSLDSECEHSPVHGCINQNNNPNSGIDSNSNSTTTPCQQLRPIIQKRAATVPSPSKVKELNEEGVEMTMFPFSDDHIYENSKIVKPCHRFAKSRSTDLFNPL from the exons ATGGCGCCAAACACGATAGACAAGACGAGCACCTGGACTCTCGTGTGGAGGAACCAGATGAAGAAGACGCTGACGCCGGACAGAATGAGACTGGTAGCTGTGTGCCGAAGGAGAG ctactgtatttcattttagagACTCGGACTATTGCGAGGAGTTGAAATCTGATGACGACACCGAGTTGGGGATATCACAGCCCACGACAA TGACGACATCATCGGAGATTAACACGTCACAATTACCGACCACGCCTCTCAACGAGTCCCTGGGTCTCCAACCTCTTCCACCCCTCCCGCCCACATCGCCGCCATCGAACTTCTTGTCGTCATCCTCCCCGAAGCCACCGGACGCCTCCGCCCACCACGTTCGCTTCGTCGGCAGCTCGTCGCCGAACCTGCGCTCCGACCCTTCCAAGGATCCGCCCGTCCCCGAGCCGGCGGACTCGCGCAGTCTCGATTTGTCGTGCAGCGATGACTCGCACGTCTACCTGAACGTCGATCGCGAGGAGTCCGTTTACAGCATCGACTACTCGCACCCGTACGAGTACCTTACCCAGGATGAGAACGGGATGCCGTGCGTCGGGGAAGACCCGCTCGAGATGTCCCCCGAGTGCATACTTCTACAGTACATGGTCCAGCAACACATGCGAGCGCTCAACAACGCTCCACACGGCTACGTGAACGATTCCGTCGCTAAATGGCAGGACCGGAAGATTTCCAAACGCCTCTTCCCCTTCGGACAGACGCCGTTCCCAATCAACGGCAACACGCCGGCGGCGATGGTCGTCGGTACCGCGGCGGCTCGCGGCCGGCAGGAAACGCGCGAGATCCTGCAAGCGGCGCTGCGGCGCGGCAAGCCAACCATGAAACCTAAACCAGACGTACTCAAACTTCTCGCCAATGGCAAAAAGGGCGGGCCACACCAAAGACTGCTAGAGAAATCAGACAGCCTCGATTCCGAGTGCGAACATTCGCCGGTGCACGGCTGCATCAACCAAAATAATAACCCGAACTCGGGAATAGACTCGAACAGTAACTCCACCACCACGCCGTGCCAGCAGCTGAGGCCGATCATACAGAAGAGAGCGGCCACGGTGCCCAGTCCATCGAAAGTAAAAGAACTCAACGAGGAGGGAGTGGAAATGACCATGTTCCCTTTTTCCGATGATCACATCTACGAAAACTCGAAAATTGTGAAGCCGTGTCATAGATTCGCGAAGTCGAGGAGTACAGACCTTTTTAATCCGCTTTGA